One segment of Argiope bruennichi chromosome 11, qqArgBrue1.1, whole genome shotgun sequence DNA contains the following:
- the LOC129957303 gene encoding uncharacterized protein LOC129957303, with translation MDSPQEGGVDISGRTRKFGLPNWMVNNIERLNFATDFEEYASSPPETEGFLSEYMENHDKMETYSDSSHSISEHNNVYENSKTTSENMPSSNLIMNALNERVSPQCHSLLTNFKHEDLYSSPDSTPCATPEPSPVIRRKLSIPQPNDTIQTNPGRWFYMGKFKKPDKQSILANCNKENQSNTQQERDAVKDQDKFAKPSKPAIQLVISNFDLNAVSPTSW, from the exons ATGGATTCACCGCAAGAAGGAGGAGTTGATATAAGCGGCCGTACTAGGAAATTTGGCTTACCTAACTGGATGGTAAATAACATTGAGCGCCTGAATTTTGCCACAGATTTTGAAGAATATGCCAGTAGCCCACCTGAGACTGAAGGATTTTTATCAGAGTATATGGAAAACCATGACAAAATGGAAACTTATTCAGATAGCAGTCATTCCATAt CTGAACATAATAATGtgtatgaaaattcaaaaactacCTCAGAAAACATGCCGTCATCAAATCTTATTATGAATGCCTTGAATGAGCGTGTTTCTCCACAATGTCATTCCCTTTTGACCAATTTCAAGCATGAGGACCTGTATTCCTCACCTGATAGCACACCTTGCGCTACTCCTGAACCTTCACCCGTGATTCGGCGCAAATTGAGCATTCCTCAGCCCAATGACACCATCCAAACCAATCCTGGCAGATGGTTTTATATGGGAAAATTTAAGAAACCAGATAAGCAGTCTATTCTTGCTAACtgcaataaagaaaatcaaagcaATACTCAGCAAGAAAGAGATGCAGTGAAAGATCAGGATAAATTTGCAAAACCTAGTAAACCAGCCATTCAGTTAGTCATTTCTAATTTTGACTTAAATGCTGTGAGTCCAACTTCATGgtaa
- the LOC129957603 gene encoding trafficking protein particle complex subunit 1-like, translated as MTIYNLYIFNAAGSCIYYAEWHRKRQAGMSKDEEMKLMYGLIFSLKSFVLKLSPVDCKEGFLNYRTSKYKLNFYETATGLKFIMNTDINAMNVREILQRIYREVYVEYVVKNPECKMGKEIVSEVFQTKLDKLVRSFPIFSSRIL; from the exons ATGACCATCTATAACCTGTATATTTTCAATGCTGCTGGATCTTGTATCTACTATGCAGAATGGCATAGGAAGAGGCAGGCAGGAATGTCAAAAGATGAG GAAATGAAGCTGATGTATGGATTGATATTTTCACTAAAATCATTTGTTTTGAAGCTTTCTCCAGTGGATTG CAAAGAGGGTTTCTTAAATTATCGTACAAGTAAATATAAGCTAAACTTCTATGAAACTGCCACTGGATTGAAATTTATCATGAACACCGATATCAATGCTATGAATGTTCGTGAAATTTTGCAAAGAATATATAGGGAG gTTTATGTAGAGTATGTGGTTAAAAATCCAGAATGCAAAATGGGAAAAGAAATAGTCAGTGAAGTTTTCCAAACAAAACTGGACAAATTAGTGCGAAGTTTTCCAATATTTAGCTCACGAATTCTGTAA